From the genome of Impatiens glandulifera chromosome 9, dImpGla2.1, whole genome shotgun sequence, one region includes:
- the LOC124915612 gene encoding tetraspanin-8-like produces MFRVSNNLVGILNFITFLLSIPILWAGIWLSKQGVTECERFLDKPVIALGIFLMLISLAGLIGSCCRVTWLLWVYLLVMFLLIVILFCFTIFAFAVTNKGAGENLSGKGYKEYRLGDYSNWLQKRVNNPKNWNKIQSCLRDSNVCKSLIGSQTPADQFFMEHLSSVQSGCCKPSNDCNFEYVSPTNWNQTGNSTMDSNPDCKVWRNDQSLLCYGCESCKAGLLDNLKRDWKKVAVVNIVFIVFLIIVYSIGCCAFRNNRKDNYNYQGRI; encoded by the coding sequence ATGTTTCGCGTGAGCAATAACCTAGTGGGTATCTTAAACTTCATCACCTTCCTCCTCTCAATCCCAATCCTCTGGGCCGGAATATGGCTAAGCAAGCAAGGCGTCACCGAATGCGAACGTTTCCTAGACAAACCCGTAATAGCACTTGGAATCTTTCTAATGCTCATTTCTTTAGCAGGTCTAATCGGCTCCTGTTGCCGCGTCACCTGGTTACTCTGGGTTTACCTTCTCGTCATGTTCTTACTCATTGTCATCCTCTTTTGTTTCACAATCTTCGCTTTCGCTGTCACCAACAAAGGTGCCGGCGAGAATCTCTCCGGAAAGGGTTACAAAGAGTATCGTCTTGGCGACTACTCAAACTGGCTTCAGAAACGCGTTAACAACCCTAAGAATTGGAACAAAATTCAGAGTTGTTTACGGGACAGCAATGTTTGTAAGAGTTTGATTGGATCTCAAACCCCTGCGGATCAGTTCTTTATGGAACACTTATCTTCTGTACAGTCGGGTTGCTGTAAACCGTCGAATGACTGTAATTTTGAATATGTAAGTCCTACGAATTGGAATCAGACGGGGAATTCAACAATGGATAGCAATCCTGATTGTAAAGTGTGGAGGAATGATCAGAGTTTATTGTGTTATGGTTGCGAGTCTTGTAAGGCGGGGTTGTTGGATAATCTGAAGCGGGATTGGAAGAAGGTGGCGGTGGTGAATATTGTGTTCATTGTCTTCCTTATCATTGTTTACTCAATTGGGTGTTGTGCTTTTAGGAATAACAGGAAGGATAATTACAATTATCAGGGTAGAATATAG